A genome region from Corynebacterium uberis includes the following:
- a CDS encoding sulfite exporter TauE/SafE family protein gives MTALLLIAVAGLAAQLVDGGLGMGFGATSTTILIALAGLGPAQASAVVHTAELGTTLASGLSHWRFGNVDWRIVLALGVPGAVGAFGGAWGLSQLSTAAARPWTALVLVAIGANLAWRFSRDRRSAVRTGREYRRGFLGGLGLFGGFIDASGGGGWGPVTTATLLSVGRSEPRRVVGTVNTAEFLVTAAAVAGFGLGLWDDLVANAAAVGALLVGGVIAAPIAAWLVTRTNPAALGGVVGTLLVVLNLPAALSLVGVTHPGAIAAVRCCALIVGAGLAWRGMRRSRRRIRVVESTSPDARVARQAA, from the coding sequence ATGACCGCGCTGCTGCTCATCGCCGTGGCCGGCCTGGCCGCCCAACTCGTCGATGGCGGGCTGGGCATGGGTTTTGGCGCCACCTCGACGACGATCCTCATCGCCCTGGCCGGCCTGGGCCCCGCCCAAGCCAGCGCGGTGGTTCACACCGCTGAGCTGGGCACCACGTTGGCCAGCGGGCTGAGCCACTGGCGTTTTGGCAACGTGGATTGGCGCATCGTCCTTGCGCTCGGGGTCCCCGGCGCGGTGGGCGCCTTCGGCGGGGCGTGGGGGTTGTCCCAATTGTCCACGGCCGCGGCCCGCCCGTGGACCGCGCTGGTGCTGGTGGCCATCGGCGCGAATCTGGCGTGGCGCTTTTCCCGGGACCGGCGTAGCGCCGTCCGCACCGGGCGGGAGTATCGGCGCGGTTTCCTCGGTGGCCTGGGCCTGTTCGGCGGCTTCATCGACGCCTCCGGCGGGGGCGGCTGGGGTCCGGTGACCACGGCCACGCTGCTGTCGGTGGGACGCAGCGAGCCGCGCCGGGTGGTGGGCACCGTCAACACGGCGGAGTTCCTAGTCACCGCGGCTGCGGTGGCGGGCTTTGGCCTGGGCCTGTGGGATGACTTGGTGGCCAACGCGGCCGCCGTGGGCGCGCTGCTCGTTGGCGGAGTGATCGCCGCGCCGATCGCCGCCTGGCTGGTAACACGCACAAACCCCGCCGCATTGGGCGGGGTGGTGGGCACCTTGTTGGTGGTGCTCAATCTGCCGGCTGCGCTGTCCCTGGTTGGGGTGACGCACCCGGGGGCCATCGCGGCGGTGCGCTGCTGTGCCCTCATCGTCGGTGCAGGGTTGGCGTGGCGCGGGATGCGCCGGTCGCGCCGCCGGATCCGGGTGGTGGAATCAACCTCCCCGGATGCTCGGGTGGCCCGGCAGGCAGCCTAG
- a CDS encoding sulfate adenylyltransferase subunit 1: MSLPTATLDHPVDHPLTHRETLRLCTAGSVDDGKSTFVGRLLHDTHAVLADQLAAVEASSAARGFSGPGGLDLSLLVDGLRAEREQGITIDVAYRYFATDARTFILADTPGHVQYTRNTVTGMSTAQVVVVLIDARHGVVEQTRRHLTAAALLGVRTVILAVNKMDLVDYSQEVFAEIAARAGQLAADLGIDDLHVVPVSALVGDNVAEPSARMDWYTGPTVLGLLETLPVNQGRALDLDFRFPVQYVIREHAQDYRGYAGRITAGSVRVGQSVWGPAGAETTVTHIDTPDGPAEEARAGDSVVLRLAADIDVVRGDLLGSGQAPHPQRSFPATVVGLDQTALRPGRQVDVRYGTAVVRGRIATIESALDISGRREDTANPEAVGLNDICHVRVELARELPVEDYAARGAIGCFLLTDSASGSTLAAGLVGHRLR, translated from the coding sequence ATGTCGCTGCCCACCGCTACCCTGGACCACCCGGTAGACCACCCCTTGACCCACCGCGAGACCCTGCGGCTGTGCACGGCGGGCTCCGTCGATGACGGCAAGTCCACCTTTGTGGGCCGGCTGCTGCATGATACCCACGCGGTGTTGGCGGACCAGCTCGCCGCCGTGGAGGCCAGCTCAGCTGCTCGCGGGTTCTCCGGGCCCGGGGGCCTGGACCTGTCCTTGCTGGTTGACGGCCTGCGCGCCGAGCGCGAGCAGGGCATCACCATCGATGTGGCCTACCGCTACTTTGCCACCGATGCCCGCACGTTCATCCTGGCCGATACCCCAGGTCACGTGCAGTACACCCGCAACACCGTCACCGGCATGTCCACCGCCCAGGTGGTGGTTGTGCTTATCGACGCCCGCCACGGCGTCGTAGAGCAGACCCGTCGCCACCTCACCGCCGCCGCCTTGCTGGGGGTGCGCACCGTGATCCTGGCGGTCAACAAGATGGACTTGGTGGACTACTCGCAGGAGGTCTTCGCCGAGATCGCCGCGCGCGCCGGGCAGCTGGCCGCGGATCTGGGTATCGATGACCTCCACGTGGTGCCCGTCTCCGCGCTGGTGGGCGACAACGTGGCCGAGCCGTCGGCCCGCATGGACTGGTACACGGGTCCCACCGTGCTGGGTCTGTTGGAGACCCTCCCGGTCAACCAGGGCCGCGCCTTGGACCTGGATTTCCGCTTCCCGGTGCAGTACGTCATCCGGGAGCATGCGCAGGACTACCGCGGGTACGCGGGCCGGATCACGGCCGGGTCGGTGCGTGTGGGCCAGTCCGTGTGGGGGCCGGCGGGGGCGGAGACCACGGTCACGCACATCGATACCCCGGACGGCCCGGCCGAGGAGGCGCGTGCGGGCGATTCCGTGGTGCTGCGCCTGGCCGCGGACATCGACGTGGTGCGCGGCGATCTGCTCGGCTCCGGGCAGGCGCCGCACCCGCAGCGCAGTTTCCCCGCCACGGTAGTGGGCCTGGACCAGACGGCGCTGCGCCCGGGCCGCCAGGTGGATGTGCGCTATGGCACCGCGGTGGTACGCGGGCGCATCGCCACCATCGAGTCGGCGCTGGACATTTCGGGACGCCGCGAGGACACGGCGAACCCGGAGGCGGTGGGCCTTAATGACATCTGCCACGTGCGCGTGGAGCTGGCCCGTGAGCTTCCGGTGGAGGACTATGCGGCCCGCGGGGCGATAGGCTGTTTCCTTCTGACCGATTCCGCCTCCGGCTCCACGCTGGCGGCGGGTCTGGTTGGCCACCGCTTACGCTGA
- the cysD gene encoding sulfate adenylyltransferase subunit CysD, translating to MTLSPHLHDLESESIHILREVAGQFDKAALLFSGGKDSVVVFELARRAFAPAPVPFELLHVDTGHNFPEVLEFRDRLVERTGARLRVARVQDWIDRGELAERPDGTRNPLQTVPLVETIAEQGYTAVLGGARRDEERARAKERVFSVRDSFGGWDPRRQRPELWDLYNGGHLPGENIRVFPISNWTESDVWEYIGARDIELPSIYFSHEREVFSRDGMWLTPGQWGGPGKGEELQRRRVRYRTVGDMSCTGAVESTASTVAEVLVEIATSTLTERGATRADDRLSESAMEDRKKEGYF from the coding sequence ATGACACTTTCTCCCCACCTGCACGACCTGGAAAGCGAATCCATCCACATCCTGCGCGAGGTCGCCGGCCAGTTTGATAAGGCGGCGCTGCTGTTTTCGGGCGGCAAGGACTCCGTGGTGGTCTTCGAGCTCGCGCGCCGGGCCTTCGCCCCTGCCCCGGTGCCCTTCGAGCTGCTGCACGTGGATACCGGCCACAACTTCCCGGAGGTCTTGGAGTTTCGGGATCGTCTGGTTGAGCGCACCGGGGCGCGCCTGCGCGTGGCGCGCGTCCAGGACTGGATCGACCGCGGCGAGCTGGCTGAGCGCCCGGATGGCACCCGCAACCCCTTGCAGACGGTCCCGCTGGTAGAGACCATCGCCGAGCAGGGCTATACGGCCGTGCTCGGCGGGGCGCGCCGGGATGAGGAGCGCGCGCGGGCCAAGGAGCGCGTCTTTTCGGTGCGCGATTCTTTCGGCGGCTGGGATCCGCGCCGCCAGCGCCCGGAGCTGTGGGACCTGTACAACGGCGGGCACCTGCCGGGGGAGAACATTCGGGTGTTCCCCATTTCTAACTGGACGGAAAGTGACGTCTGGGAATACATCGGCGCCCGCGACATCGAGCTGCCCAGCATCTACTTTTCCCACGAGCGGGAGGTCTTTTCCCGCGACGGCATGTGGCTGACCCCGGGCCAGTGGGGTGGGCCGGGCAAGGGCGAGGAGCTGCAGCGTCGGCGGGTGCGCTACCGCACGGTGGGCGATATGTCCTGTACCGGCGCGGTGGAGTCCACCGCCAGCACCGTCGCTGAGGTGCTTGTAGAAATCGCCACCTCCACGCTGACTGAGCGCGGTGCGACCCGCGCCGATGACAGGCTCAGCGAATCCGCCATGGAAGACCGCAAGAAGGAAGGCTACTTCTGA
- a CDS encoding Hsp20/alpha crystallin family protein, producing the protein MANYTDPFSQLDDFARHVFGATPSGSSRTPRFMPMDLYKAGETYVLTADLPGVDPESIDIDIDNGVLTISAKRSTTPEEESVAWINNERFSGSFRRQVTLSDSVDTESISADYASGVLTVTLPVAEKAKARKIQVSHTEATKEIDA; encoded by the coding sequence ATGGCCAACTACACCGATCCGTTCAGCCAGCTCGATGACTTTGCCCGCCACGTTTTTGGCGCCACCCCCTCCGGGTCCTCGCGCACCCCGCGCTTCATGCCGATGGACCTGTACAAGGCCGGCGAGACCTACGTCTTGACCGCTGACCTGCCCGGGGTGGATCCGGAGAGCATTGACATTGACATCGATAACGGCGTGCTCACCATCTCCGCGAAGCGCTCCACCACCCCGGAGGAGGAGTCCGTGGCGTGGATTAACAACGAGCGCTTCTCTGGCTCCTTCCGCCGCCAGGTGACCTTGAGCGACTCGGTAGACACCGAGTCCATCAGCGCCGACTACGCCAGCGGCGTGCTCACCGTCACCCTGCCCGTCGCGGAGAAGGCCAAGGCCCGCAAGATCCAGGTCAGCCACACCGAGGCCACCAAGGAGATTGACGCCTAG
- a CDS encoding type 1 glutamine amidotransferase domain-containing protein translates to MTITVAVIARDDFEDSELTSPVEAVRAAGADVTVLSPEAGTITGKHGTSVTVDATTASAQASDFDALILPGGTGNADLLRLDDAAVALARDIVTASKPVAAICHGGWLLTDADVLRGRTVTSFPSLRTDLRNAGATWVDEEVHVDGNLITSRTPDDLPAFNKALVAALEG, encoded by the coding sequence ATGACCATCACCGTCGCCGTCATCGCCCGCGATGATTTTGAGGATTCCGAGCTGACCAGCCCCGTCGAGGCTGTGCGCGCCGCCGGGGCCGACGTGACCGTCCTGTCCCCCGAGGCGGGCACCATCACCGGCAAGCACGGCACCAGCGTGACCGTGGACGCCACCACCGCCAGCGCGCAGGCCTCCGACTTCGATGCGCTGATCCTGCCCGGCGGAACCGGCAACGCGGATCTGTTGCGGCTTGACGACGCCGCCGTGGCCCTGGCCCGCGACATCGTCACCGCCAGCAAGCCCGTGGCGGCGATCTGCCATGGCGGGTGGCTGCTGACCGACGCCGACGTCCTGCGCGGGCGCACCGTTACCTCCTTCCCCTCGCTGCGCACGGACTTGCGCAACGCGGGCGCAACGTGGGTGGATGAGGAGGTCCATGTGGACGGCAACCTCATCACTTCGCGCACCCCGGACGATCTGCCGGCGTTCAATAAAGCGCTGGTAGCCGCGCTGGAAGGCTAG
- a CDS encoding nitrite/sulfite reductase: protein MAPTTTTRERSTAQAGTAQAGTAQAGTSRPRAQRPARARKPEGQWKIDGRDPLNDDERIKAEEEAFAVRQRVIDIYSKQGFSSIPPEDIAPRLKWLGIYTQRRQDLGGEYTGQLDNSELQDHYFMMRVRFDGGLATPERLRVVGEISRDFARNTADFTDRQNIQLHWIRIEDVPEIWRRLETVGLSTLMGCGDVPRVILGSPVAGVAADEIIDATPAIEEITRRFVGTDEFANLPRKFKTAISGNARQDVTHEIQDVAFIGSVHPEHGPGFACYVGGGLSTNPMLSQSLGVWVPLEEVPDVWQGVISIFRDYGFRRLRNRARLKFLVKQWGVEKFRQVLEDEYLHRTLIDGPEVATNPGNRDHIGIHPQRDGRFYLGVKPTVGHATGEQLIAIAEVAERFGITRVRTTVDKELLFLDVERTDLGPLAAALDEVGLYSQPSEFRRGIISCTGLEFCKLAHVTTKARAIALVDELEERLGDLDVPLKIALNGCPNSCARTQVSDIGLKGQTVTDADGNRVEGFQVHLGGSMSFDPNFGRKLKGHKVLASEVGDYVVRVVTKFKEQREPGEQFRTWVARAAEEDLQ, encoded by the coding sequence CACAAGCCGGCACCGCGCAAGCCGGCACCAGCAGGCCCCGCGCCCAGCGCCCCGCGCGTGCCCGCAAACCGGAGGGCCAGTGGAAGATCGACGGCCGCGACCCCTTAAACGACGACGAGCGCATCAAGGCTGAAGAAGAAGCCTTTGCCGTCCGCCAACGGGTCATAGACATCTACTCCAAGCAGGGCTTTTCCTCCATCCCGCCGGAGGACATCGCGCCGCGGCTGAAGTGGCTGGGCATTTATACCCAGCGGCGCCAGGATCTTGGCGGGGAGTACACCGGGCAGCTGGACAACTCCGAACTCCAGGACCACTACTTCATGATGCGCGTGCGCTTCGACGGCGGCCTGGCCACCCCGGAGCGCCTGCGCGTGGTCGGCGAAATCTCCCGCGACTTCGCCCGCAACACCGCGGACTTCACCGACCGGCAAAACATCCAGCTGCACTGGATCCGCATCGAGGACGTCCCGGAGATCTGGCGGCGCCTGGAGACCGTGGGCCTGTCTACCCTCATGGGCTGCGGCGACGTGCCCCGCGTCATCCTGGGATCCCCGGTCGCCGGGGTGGCGGCCGATGAGATTATTGACGCCACCCCCGCCATCGAGGAGATCACCCGCCGCTTCGTGGGCACCGACGAATTTGCCAACCTGCCCCGCAAGTTCAAAACCGCCATCTCCGGCAACGCTCGCCAAGACGTCACCCACGAGATCCAGGACGTGGCCTTCATCGGCTCCGTCCACCCCGAACACGGCCCCGGATTCGCCTGCTACGTCGGCGGCGGACTGTCCACCAACCCCATGCTCTCCCAGTCCCTGGGCGTGTGGGTGCCGCTGGAAGAAGTCCCGGACGTGTGGCAGGGCGTGATCTCCATCTTCCGCGACTACGGCTTCCGCCGCCTGCGCAACCGTGCTCGGCTGAAGTTCCTGGTCAAGCAGTGGGGTGTGGAGAAGTTCCGCCAGGTCCTTGAAGACGAGTACCTGCACCGCACGCTCATCGACGGCCCCGAGGTGGCCACCAACCCAGGCAACCGGGACCACATTGGCATCCACCCGCAGCGCGACGGCCGCTTCTACCTGGGCGTCAAGCCCACCGTGGGCCACGCCACGGGCGAGCAGCTCATCGCCATCGCCGAGGTCGCCGAGCGCTTTGGTATTACCCGGGTGCGCACCACGGTGGACAAAGAGTTGCTCTTCCTCGACGTGGAGCGCACGGACCTGGGCCCCCTTGCCGCCGCCCTGGACGAGGTGGGCCTGTACTCCCAGCCCAGCGAGTTTCGCCGCGGCATCATCTCCTGCACCGGCCTGGAGTTTTGCAAGCTCGCCCACGTGACCACCAAGGCGCGCGCCATCGCGCTCGTCGATGAGCTGGAGGAACGCCTGGGGGACCTGGACGTACCGCTGAAAATCGCGCTCAACGGCTGCCCCAACTCGTGCGCGCGCACGCAGGTCTCTGACATTGGGCTCAAGGGCCAGACCGTCACGGATGCGGACGGCAACCGGGTGGAAGGCTTCCAGGTCCACCTCGGCGGGTCGATGTCCTTTGACCCGAACTTTGGGCGCAAGCTCAAGGGCCACAAGGTGCTGGCCAGCGAGGTCGGCGACTACGTGGTCCGGGTGGTCACCAAGTTCAAGGAGCAGCGCGAACCCGGCGAGCAGTTCCGCACCTGGGTGGCCCGCGCGGCGGAGGAGGACCTGCAATGA
- a CDS encoding phosphoadenylyl-sulfate reductase, with translation MSNVDLLGAGAHWTDPAISPPGTRDTAPLPPQVAQANRALVDTWADRLSNAPAAEIIAWAAEHAPGRLAVTMSMENTVLAELAHDAHLDADLLFIDTGFHFPETLDTAAKVERRYPDLPLVRVTPLLTPKEQDRVYGPRLYARDTAAYNRMRKVEPLNMAMDPYAGWVTGLRRADSAHRAHTPALSLDRTGRLKISPLVTWTLEDTDRFIAERDLIIHPLTLQGYRSIGCAPLTFPVAEGADARSGRVFADGHTECGLHP, from the coding sequence ATGAGCAACGTCGATCTACTGGGTGCAGGTGCCCATTGGACAGACCCCGCGATCTCCCCGCCGGGTACTCGCGATACCGCACCCCTGCCGCCGCAGGTGGCGCAGGCCAACCGCGCGCTCGTGGACACCTGGGCGGACCGGCTGAGCAATGCCCCCGCCGCCGAGATCATCGCCTGGGCCGCCGAGCACGCCCCCGGGCGCCTGGCGGTGACCATGTCCATGGAAAACACCGTCCTGGCCGAGCTCGCCCATGACGCCCACCTGGACGCGGACCTGCTGTTCATTGACACTGGCTTCCATTTCCCGGAAACGCTCGACACCGCCGCGAAGGTGGAGCGCCGCTACCCGGACCTGCCCCTGGTGCGGGTCACCCCGCTGCTGACGCCTAAGGAGCAGGACCGCGTCTACGGCCCGCGCCTCTACGCCCGCGACACGGCGGCCTACAACCGGATGCGCAAGGTGGAGCCGCTGAACATGGCCATGGACCCGTACGCGGGGTGGGTCACGGGGCTGCGGCGGGCGGATTCCGCGCACCGGGCGCACACCCCGGCGCTGAGCCTGGATCGCACGGGGCGGTTGAAAATCTCCCCCCTGGTGACCTGGACGTTGGAGGACACGGACCGGTTTATCGCGGAGCGTGACCTCATCATTCACCCACTGACCTTGCAGGGCTATCGCTCGATCGGCTGCGCCCCGCTGACCTTCCCCGTCGCCGAGGGGGCGGATGCCCGCTCGGGACGCGTTTTTGCTGACGGACACACAGAATGCGGACTTCACCCATGA
- a CDS encoding sirohydrochlorin chelatase: protein MPLLTLSHGSRHADSRADAVSLTAASARLLGTVGIPAFLDFDEVTLARAAAQLRADGHTHATVVPLLFTDAYHHRHDVPEAVEQARQDTGLDITVAPHLGTGADIAQLLIDAAPRDRELIIYSVGSSDPQANAAVADLASRVGEAVGAPCTSVLATVGGPAEVAAHPGAHVLALTVSSGLLRDALVAELAGSGITVDAPLGLALAGVVADRYRAATP from the coding sequence ATGCCTCTGCTGACCCTTTCCCATGGTTCCCGCCACGCCGATTCCCGCGCCGATGCCGTCTCCCTGACCGCCGCGTCCGCCCGCCTGCTGGGCACCGTTGGCATCCCGGCGTTCCTCGATTTTGATGAGGTCACGCTCGCCCGGGCGGCCGCGCAGCTGCGCGCGGACGGCCACACCCACGCCACCGTGGTTCCACTGCTGTTCACGGACGCCTACCACCACCGTCATGACGTCCCGGAGGCGGTGGAGCAGGCCCGCCAGGACACCGGCCTGGACATCACGGTGGCCCCGCACCTGGGCACCGGCGCGGACATTGCCCAGTTGCTTATCGACGCCGCCCCCCGCGACCGCGAGCTCATCATCTACTCGGTGGGATCCTCCGATCCGCAGGCTAATGCTGCCGTCGCCGACCTGGCCAGCCGCGTCGGCGAGGCGGTGGGTGCCCCGTGCACCTCGGTGTTGGCCACGGTGGGCGGCCCTGCTGAGGTGGCCGCCCACCCGGGGGCGCACGTGTTGGCGCTGACGGTGTCGTCGGGGTTGCTTCGCGACGCCCTCGTCGCCGAGCTCGCCGGCTCCGGCATCACCGTTGACGCCCCGCTGGGGCTGGCGCTTGCCGGCGTGGTGGCGGACCGATACCGGGCGGCGACACCATGA